The following coding sequences lie in one Glycine max cultivar Williams 82 chromosome 19, Glycine_max_v4.0, whole genome shotgun sequence genomic window:
- the LOC100798144 gene encoding peroxidase 31, with protein sequence MASFSLFFFFLFTTLLLSFSSANARLTLDFYNDTCPQFSQIIRDTVTSKQIASPTTAAATLRLFLHDCLLPNGCDASILLSSTAFSKAERDADINLSLPGDAFDLVVRAKTALELSCPNTVSCSDILSAATRDLLTMLGGPFFPVFLGRRDGRTSLASAVSSHLPTPSMPISQITQLFAKRGFTVEEFVALSGAHTVGFSHCSEFVTNLSNNTSSSYNPRYAQGLQKACADYKTNPTLSVFNDIMTPNKFDNAYFQNLPKGLGVLKSDHGLYGDPSTRPFVETFAKDQNRFFQVFARAMHKLSLLNVQTGRKGEIRRRCDQIN encoded by the coding sequence ATGgcttcattttctctcttcttcttcttcctcttcaccACATTGCTACTATCTTTTTCTTCTGCTAACGCGCGACTCACCTTGGATTTCTACAATGACACGTGTCCACAGTTCAGCCAGATCATTAGGGACACAGTAACCAGCAAGCAGATCGCCAGCCCCACCACCGCCGCCGCCACCCTCCGCCTCTTCCTCCACGACTGCCTCCTCCCCAACGGCTGCGACGCCTCCATCCTCCTCTCCTCCACCGCCTTCTCCAAGGCCGAGCGCGACGCCGACATCAACCTCTCCCTCCCCGGCGACGCCTTCGACCTCGTCGTCCGTGCCAAGACCGCCCTCGAGCTCTCCTGCCCCAACACCGTCTCCTGCTCCGACATCCTCTCCGCCGCCACCCGCGACCTCCTCACCATGCTCGGCGGCCCCTTCTTCCCCGTCTTCCTCGGCCGCCGCGACGGCCGAACCTCCCTCGCCTCCGCCGTATCCTCCCACCTCCCCACCCCCTCCATGCCCATCTCTCAAATCACCCAACTCTTCGCCAAACGCGGCTTCACCGTCGAAGAATTCGTCGCCCTCAGTGGGGCCCACACCGTCGGATTCTCTCACTGCTCCGAGTTCGTCACGAACCTCTCCAACAACACTTCCTCCTCCTACAACCCTCGCTACGCTCAGGGGCTTCAAAAGGCTTGTGCAGATTACAAAACTAACCCTACCTTATCAGTCTTCAACGACATCATGACGCCGAACAAGTTCGACAATGCTTACTTCCAGAACCTTCCCAAGGGTTTGGGTGTGTTGAAATCTGACCATGGTTTGTATGGTGACCCTTCTACGAGACCCTTTGTGGAGACCTTCGCCAAGGATCAAAATAGATTCTTTCAGGTTTTTGCTAGGGCGATGCACAAGTTGAGTCTCTTGAATGTGCAGACTGGGAGGAAAGGAGAGATCAGGCGCAGGTGTGATCAGATtaattga
- the LOC100798675 gene encoding U-box domain-containing protein 40, with protein sequence MEIQQSLKLTIHKKWPSSPKKPPKETEPITTTPTTPKLKWKKIFFQTKTKTQTQTPPEEFLCPISHSLMFDPVIVSSGHSFERSSVEACINVNFTPQLPDGTTPDFSTLIPNLALKSAILKWCQSTHTPPPPHPNNNNNHLVQTLISSNPSLVPTLNPPNPSLVHTNPTPEKISDQDLILNSLNENPPLTNLRHHAETEVPIRRTHLYTSSDESIATTSASTPPLQLSTRPSCCYYSSPSSSELEPATTPEEEEIMTKLKNPQHSIIEEALISLRKLTRIREETRLQLCTPRLLSALRSLVLSKHVNVQVNALASVVNLSLEKSNKVRIVRSGMVPPLIEVLKFGSSEAQEHGAGALFSLAMDDDNKTAIGVLGGLAPLLHMLRSESERTRHDSALALYHLSLVQSNRSKMVKLGSVPVLLSMVKSGHMMGRVMLILGNLGSGSDGRAAMLDAGVVECLVGLLSGPEPGTGSTRESCVAVMYALSHGGLRFKAVAKAAGVVEVLQKVEKMGSERARRKVRKILEIMRTKEVEEEDVDWEELLDSGLGCRTRSRLGGGLDESSANSAEF encoded by the coding sequence ATGGAGATTCAACAAAGCTTGAAGCTCACAATCCACAAGAAATGGCCATCATCACCCAAAAAACCACCTAAAGAAACAGAACCAATAACCACCACCCCAACTACTCCAAAGctgaaatggaagaaaatcttcttccaaaccaaaaccaaaacccaAACTCAAACACCCCCAGAAGAATTCCTCTGCCCTATTTCTCATTCCCTCATGTTCGACCCAGTCATCGTCTCCTCCGGCCACTCCTTCGAACGCTCCTCCGTGGAAGCCTGCATAAATGTCAATTTTACCCCTCAACTCCCCGACGGCACCACCCCCGATTTCTCCACCCTCATCCCCAACCTCGCCCTCAAATCCGCCATCCTCAAATGGTGCCAATCCACCCACACACCACCCCCTCCAcaccccaacaacaacaacaaccacctCGTACAAACCTTAATCTCCTCGAACCCAAGCCTCGTACCCACCTTAAACCCCCCGAACCCAAGCCTGGTACACACGAACCCCACCCCAGAGAAAATCTCCGACCAAGATTTGATTTTGAATTCTCTGAACGAAAACCCACCACTGACGAACCTCCGCCACCACGCGGAAACCGAGGTTCCGATAAGACGGACACATTTGTACACAAGTTCCGATGAATCCATAGCGACAACGTCAGCCTCAACGCCGCCACTTCAACTCTCCACGCGCCCAAGCTGCTGCTACTACTCTTCACCTTCGTCTTCAGAACTCGAACCCGCCACAAccccagaagaagaagaaatcatgaCAAAGCTCAAAAACCCTCAACACAGTATAATCGAAGAAGCGCTTATCTCTCTCAGAAAACTAACGAGAATAAGAGAAGAAACAAGGCTTCAACTTTGCACTCCTCGGTTACTCTCCGCGTTACGTTCCCTCGTTTTGTCGAAGCACGTGAACGTTCAGGTGAACGCTCTTGCATCGGTGGTGAACCTATCGTTGGAGAAAAGTAATAAGGTGAGGATCGTGCGGTCGGGGATGGTTCCGCCGTTGATCGAGGTTTTGAAGTTTGGATCCTCTGAGGCGCAGGAGCACGGTGCGGGCGCGCTGTTTAGTTTGGCAAtggatgatgataacaaaaccgCGATTGGGGTTTTGGGTGGTTTGGCTCCGTTGCTTCACATGCTCCGATCCGAGAGCGAGCGGACTCGGCATGACTCGGCTTTGGCGCTTTATCATTTGTCTTTGGTTCAGAGTAACCGGTCCAAGATGGTTAAACTCGGTTCGGTTCCGGTTCTTTTGAGCATGGTTAAATCGGGTCATATGATGGGTCGGGTTATGTTGATATTGGGGAATTTGGGTTCCGGGTCGGACGGCCGGGCCGCAATGTTGGATGCGGGTGTGGTGGAGTGTTTAGTGGGGTTGCTCAGTGGGCCCGAACCGGGGACCGGGTCAACTCGGGAGAGTTGTGTGGCAGTGATGTATGCACTGAGTCACGGCGGGTTGAGGTTTAAGGCGGTGGCGAAGGCGGCCGGGGTGGTGGAGGTGTTGCAAAAGGTGGAGAAGATGGGGAGTGAGAGGGCCAGGCGGAAGGTGAGGAAGATATTGGAGATAATGAGGACAAAggaggtggaggaggaggaTGTGGATTGGGAGGAGTTGCTAGACTCGGGGTTGGGTTGCCGGACTCGGAGTAGACTCGGTGGTGGGTTGGATGAGTCAAGTGCAAACTCGGCCGAGTTTTGa